From the Phycisphaerae bacterium genome, one window contains:
- a CDS encoding HYExAFE family protein: protein MKRSNHYEAAFEHLLRERALPYVAVDEAKRALLANTQLKSFDFVLYLPERRNLLIDVKGRKAAGGKRRWSFDPWVNRSDLEALATWQEVFGDGFRAAFAFAFWLSDLDQVGLFETFTFRERYYRFYVVYLDDYRPYLRQRSDRWDTVTIPREVFGRLAFEFDELLRCPPANKKL, encoded by the coding sequence ATGAAACGATCCAACCACTACGAGGCGGCGTTCGAGCACCTGCTGCGCGAGCGGGCGCTGCCTTACGTGGCGGTGGACGAGGCCAAGCGGGCTCTCCTGGCCAACACCCAACTCAAAAGCTTTGATTTCGTGCTGTACCTGCCGGAACGGCGCAACCTGCTGATCGACGTCAAAGGCCGCAAAGCCGCCGGCGGCAAGCGCCGCTGGTCGTTCGACCCGTGGGTCAACCGCAGCGACCTGGAGGCCCTGGCGACCTGGCAGGAAGTCTTCGGTGACGGCTTCCGGGCTGCGTTCGCGTTCGCCTTCTGGCTCAGCGACCTCGACCAGGTCGGCCTGTTTGAAACCTTCACCTTCCGCGAACGCTACTACCGGTTCTACGTGGTCTACCTGGACGACTACCGCCCGTATCTGCGTCAGCGGTCGGACCGGTGGGACACCGTCACGATCCCGCGCGAGGTGTTCGGCCGGCTGGCCTTCGAATTCGACGAGCTGCTGCGATGCCCGCCGGCGAACAAAAAGCTGTGA
- a CDS encoding class I SAM-dependent methyltransferase, with amino-acid sequence MSKRDGKLWKAHAQAEFERWAETYDQSVLQRLLFQRCYLKFIELILDGGSANGNGELRLLDIGCGTGTFISMLAETSLPVRAYGLDMAVRMCQIGAEKTRRLGIDDRIGFIVADSEHLPLEEGAFDVVTCSNSFHHYPHQSVVVAQMYRALRPGGRLIILDGFRDNVIGWFIFDVCVAMVEKSVHHCTASEMCDLLETAGFERIVQQKFGFWAPVLATVGIKPGGDST; translated from the coding sequence TTGTCGAAGCGCGACGGCAAGCTATGGAAGGCTCATGCCCAGGCGGAGTTTGAGCGGTGGGCCGAAACCTATGACCAATCCGTTCTTCAGCGCCTTTTGTTCCAGCGATGCTACTTGAAGTTCATTGAGCTTATCCTCGACGGCGGGTCGGCTAACGGCAACGGCGAGCTTCGCCTGCTCGATATCGGTTGCGGGACCGGCACGTTCATCTCGATGCTGGCCGAGACCAGCCTTCCGGTGCGGGCCTATGGCCTGGATATGGCGGTCCGGATGTGCCAGATCGGGGCTGAGAAGACCCGGCGGCTTGGCATTGACGATCGCATCGGGTTCATCGTGGCCGACTCGGAGCACCTTCCGCTCGAGGAGGGCGCGTTCGACGTGGTCACCTGTTCCAACTCCTTTCACCACTATCCTCACCAGTCGGTGGTGGTCGCCCAGATGTACCGGGCCCTGCGGCCGGGCGGTCGGCTGATCATCCTCGACGGTTTTCGCGACAACGTGATCGGCTGGTTCATCTTCGACGTCTGTGTCGCGATGGTCGAGAAATCCGTTCATCACTGCACCGCGTCGGAGATGTGCGATCTGCTGGAGACGGCCGGTTTCGAGCGGATCGTGCAGCAGAAGTTCGGCTTTTGGGCGCCGGTCCTGGCGACGGTGGGAATCAAGCCGGGCGGCGATTCGACGTAA
- a CDS encoding N-6 DNA methylase → MRRGCDSREVAVETALDVWVLLIAASMLRGRRCGAAVEELTELLSVLLGQPFSVADQLLAADQTAELFARMQSEAYWDAWSDPTSAAAAYQYFSEPDLEVFRTAGGAKVPPELIGRRTQQFTDRWIAEFLVHNTVGRWWLAMHPDSRLASAMAYLVDQPAGRQTPLTSVGELKILDPACGTMNFGLAAFELLEAMYREELDRAGADGWPQSPSVRSEREIPQAILRNNLFGVDVDRRPLVLAAVGLYVRSGVSEPFALNLTLADALAERHPAGDGQYDVVLLNPPYLDRRDYPPPLKTAMKRRFPRSGRNLYTAFLERSLELVRPGGRLGAITPQTFMFISSLEPVRRWLTQHAAIETLVHTGLNTFDEAVVDCAFYVLRRNDPADPPADGAWFVRLTESDQNAQAKAHCLGRIIDEQRSGRSHPRLFHAHQAAFDRIPGSPWVYWAEAELHDAFTKFPALGDHAEIRQGLATTDNFRFVRYWWEIPDDQIAWNCRNAEEAARSGKRWFPYAKGGGFKRWYSRPEYLVDWEDDGRAIKREILRRYPYLRGKWQWVAKNVEWYFQPGLSYSYLTSKTFSARILPGGCIFDVAGSAVFPKDPALVLAVLNSTACRRLLELINSTVNFQIGDLARLPIPRRGTDELAGLVARVAAIQKLRETFDETSLDFVAPPPWGGELRGLTAMAREQAALEHEIDRQVCGCYGLEVTEPDEIGDGVLPGMDLRQLAHRWVSYALGVVFGRFAPGLADRPGSGLYRLEGFDVPPVLRLDRVALAGLVDRHARPLEPSCDGLASAICREGRLSAANAIERILHVLTAILGASAAGEVVSALTPKQHLSDYLRSGFFPDHVKLYRNRPIYWVVKGEGTSPDLLYYHRLSVEHGSETPWRYFNPHDGILLNILPFQSRLADASYRAFLTKHAKAFAAGRYGWAGSAGRSRSIGSDT, encoded by the coding sequence TTGAGACGCGGCTGCGATTCTCGCGAGGTGGCGGTTGAGACCGCTCTTGATGTCTGGGTACTGTTGATCGCGGCCTCAATGCTGCGCGGGCGGCGATGCGGCGCGGCGGTTGAGGAACTGACCGAGCTGCTCTCGGTCCTACTGGGCCAGCCGTTTTCGGTCGCGGATCAGCTTCTGGCCGCGGACCAGACGGCGGAGTTGTTCGCCCGGATGCAGTCGGAGGCGTATTGGGATGCGTGGTCCGATCCAACGTCCGCCGCTGCGGCGTACCAGTATTTTTCGGAGCCGGATCTGGAGGTGTTTCGGACGGCAGGGGGGGCGAAGGTGCCGCCGGAGCTGATCGGGCGGCGGACGCAGCAGTTCACCGACCGGTGGATCGCCGAGTTCCTGGTCCACAACACGGTCGGCCGATGGTGGCTGGCCATGCATCCGGACAGCCGGCTCGCATCGGCCATGGCGTATCTGGTGGACCAGCCGGCAGGGCGTCAGACGCCTTTGACGTCCGTCGGCGAATTGAAGATCCTCGATCCGGCGTGCGGGACGATGAACTTCGGCCTGGCGGCGTTCGAGCTTCTGGAGGCGATGTACCGCGAGGAACTCGATCGCGCCGGCGCGGATGGCTGGCCTCAGTCTCCATCGGTCCGATCGGAGCGAGAGATTCCCCAAGCCATTCTGCGAAACAACCTGTTCGGCGTGGACGTTGACCGCCGGCCGCTGGTTTTGGCCGCCGTCGGCTTGTACGTGCGAAGCGGCGTGTCCGAGCCGTTTGCCCTCAATCTCACTTTGGCCGACGCCCTTGCCGAACGGCACCCAGCCGGTGACGGCCAATACGACGTGGTGCTGCTGAACCCGCCGTACCTCGATCGCCGCGATTATCCGCCGCCCCTCAAGACGGCTATGAAACGCCGCTTTCCCCGCAGCGGGAGAAATCTCTACACCGCGTTCCTCGAACGCTCGCTGGAACTGGTGCGTCCTGGCGGCCGGCTCGGGGCGATCACGCCGCAGACGTTCATGTTCATCAGCTCGCTCGAGCCGGTCCGCCGGTGGCTGACACAGCACGCCGCCATCGAGACGCTCGTGCACACCGGGCTGAACACCTTCGACGAGGCGGTCGTCGATTGCGCTTTCTACGTGCTTCGACGCAACGACCCAGCCGATCCGCCCGCGGACGGGGCGTGGTTCGTCCGCCTCACGGAATCGGACCAGAACGCCCAGGCCAAGGCGCACTGTCTCGGGCGCATCATCGACGAGCAGCGAAGCGGACGTTCGCATCCGCGGCTTTTCCACGCCCACCAGGCGGCATTCGATCGGATTCCCGGATCGCCGTGGGTCTACTGGGCCGAGGCCGAGTTGCACGACGCCTTCACAAAGTTTCCCGCGCTCGGCGATCATGCCGAGATCCGCCAGGGTCTGGCCACGACCGACAACTTCCGGTTCGTTCGCTACTGGTGGGAGATTCCCGACGATCAGATCGCCTGGAACTGCCGCAACGCCGAGGAGGCGGCACGGTCCGGCAAACGCTGGTTCCCGTACGCCAAAGGGGGCGGTTTCAAGCGGTGGTACTCGCGTCCGGAGTATCTGGTCGATTGGGAAGACGACGGCCGCGCGATCAAGCGGGAGATCCTTCGCCGATATCCGTACCTGCGGGGCAAATGGCAGTGGGTGGCCAAAAATGTCGAGTGGTACTTCCAGCCGGGCCTGAGCTACTCGTACCTGACGTCCAAGACGTTCAGCGCCCGCATCCTGCCCGGCGGCTGTATCTTCGACGTTGCCGGCTCGGCGGTGTTTCCCAAGGATCCCGCCCTCGTCCTGGCCGTGCTGAACTCGACGGCGTGCCGGCGGCTGCTCGAACTGATCAACTCGACCGTCAATTTCCAGATCGGCGACCTGGCCCGGCTGCCGATCCCGCGGCGGGGCACGGACGAACTGGCCGGTCTGGTCGCCCGCGTGGCCGCCATCCAGAAGCTGCGTGAAACGTTCGATGAGACCTCGCTCGATTTCGTCGCGCCGCCGCCGTGGGGCGGCGAGTTGCGAGGGCTGACGGCGATGGCCCGCGAACAGGCTGCACTCGAACACGAGATCGACCGCCAGGTGTGCGGATGTTACGGTCTGGAGGTTACCGAGCCGGATGAAATCGGCGATGGCGTCTTGCCCGGGATGGACCTGCGGCAACTGGCCCATCGGTGGGTTTCCTACGCCTTGGGTGTCGTCTTCGGCCGTTTCGCGCCGGGCCTTGCTGATCGACCGGGCAGCGGCCTCTACCGTCTGGAGGGTTTCGACGTTCCGCCGGTTCTGCGTCTCGATCGAGTCGCACTGGCTGGCCTTGTCGATCGCCACGCAAGACCTCTTGAGCCGTCATGCGATGGTCTGGCATCCGCCATATGCCGCGAAGGCCGCCTCTCGGCTGCCAACGCCATCGAGCGAATCCTGCACGTCCTGACGGCGATCCTGGGCGCATCCGCCGCCGGTGAGGTGGTCAGCGCTCTGACGCCGAAACAGCATCTCAGCGACTATCTTCGCAGCGGGTTCTTCCCAGACCACGTGAAGCTCTACCGAAATCGACCGATCTACTGGGTCGTGAAAGGGGAGGGCACCTCGCCTGACCTGCTGTACTATCATCGCCTGAGCGTGGAACACGGTTCAGAGACCCCTTGGAGATACTTCAACCCGCATGACGGGATTCTGCTGAACATCCTTCCGTTCCAATCGCGGCTGGCGGATGCGTCCTACAGGGCGTTCCTGACCAAGCACGCCAAGGCCTTCGCCGCCGGACGGTACGGTTGGGCGGGTTCGGCTGGGCGTTCCCGCAGTATCGGATCGGACACCTGA
- a CDS encoding histidine--tRNA ligase, with translation MSDTKPRKADFQAPRGTRDFYPEHMARLNWLFDHWRQVSRRHGFEEYEGPLYEHLELYTVKSGEGIVSELFSFQDRGERDLAIRPEITPTLARMIAAKAAALPRPIKWFSMPRACRAERPQRGRLREFFQWNVDVLGSESVLADAECIFVMLDFLRTVGLGPDLVEVQVNSRTIVGALLEQEGVSPDRHERVFTVMDRYQKLEPDAFREFVLSQGFTDVDFDLITRIIRIPDLEAMKDLVKSDPAKCEFDRLNELKGYLDHFGVGDYFRYRADVVRGLAYYTGIVFEVFDRGSKLRAIAGGGRYDNLIRLFNGPDMPAVGFGMGDPVLMELLADLKLLPETDGAQGPQVFVIDADAEMFQTALEMVGRLRMRGIAAEMSYKRQAVGKQFKQAASRCARTAVVLGRETREQKLLTIKNLDDGTQSQVDLEKFLEDPAAFVGG, from the coding sequence ATGAGCGATACCAAACCACGCAAAGCGGACTTCCAAGCCCCTCGCGGAACGCGGGACTTCTACCCGGAACACATGGCCCGGCTGAATTGGCTGTTCGACCACTGGCGCCAGGTGAGCCGCCGGCACGGATTCGAGGAATACGAAGGCCCCCTCTACGAACACCTGGAGCTCTACACGGTAAAATCGGGCGAAGGGATCGTCTCGGAGCTGTTCAGCTTCCAGGACCGCGGCGAACGGGACCTGGCGATCCGGCCGGAGATCACGCCGACGTTGGCCCGGATGATCGCCGCGAAGGCGGCCGCCCTGCCCCGGCCGATCAAGTGGTTCTCCATGCCGCGGGCGTGCCGCGCCGAACGGCCCCAGCGCGGACGGCTGCGCGAGTTCTTCCAGTGGAACGTCGACGTGCTGGGCTCCGAGAGCGTCCTGGCCGACGCCGAGTGCATTTTCGTGATGCTGGATTTCCTGCGGACAGTCGGCCTCGGCCCGGACCTGGTCGAGGTCCAGGTCAACAGCCGCACCATCGTCGGCGCGCTGCTCGAACAGGAGGGCGTGAGCCCCGACCGCCACGAACGGGTCTTCACCGTGATGGACCGCTACCAGAAGCTCGAACCGGACGCCTTCCGCGAGTTCGTGCTCAGCCAGGGTTTTACCGACGTGGACTTCGACCTGATCACCCGGATCATCCGGATTCCCGATCTCGAGGCGATGAAGGATCTGGTCAAAAGCGATCCGGCCAAATGCGAATTCGACCGCCTGAACGAACTGAAGGGCTACCTCGACCACTTCGGCGTCGGCGACTACTTCCGCTATCGGGCGGACGTGGTGCGCGGGTTGGCCTACTACACGGGAATTGTCTTCGAGGTGTTCGACCGCGGCTCCAAGCTCCGCGCGATCGCCGGCGGCGGACGCTACGACAACCTGATCCGCCTGTTCAACGGGCCGGACATGCCGGCGGTGGGGTTCGGCATGGGCGATCCGGTGCTGATGGAATTGCTGGCCGATCTGAAGCTGCTGCCGGAGACGGACGGCGCGCAGGGGCCACAGGTCTTCGTCATCGACGCGGACGCCGAGATGTTTCAGACGGCCCTGGAAATGGTCGGCCGGCTGCGCATGCGCGGGATCGCCGCCGAGATGTCCTACAAGCGTCAGGCGGTGGGCAAGCAGTTCAAGCAGGCGGCGTCCCGCTGCGCCCGGACCGCGGTGGTTTTGGGCCGCGAGACCAGGGAGCAGAAGCTTCTGACGATCAAGAACCTGGACGACGGCACGCAGTCGCAGGTGGATCTCGAGAAGTTCCTCGAGGACCCGGCGGCCTTTGTCGGCGGCTGA
- a CDS encoding YkgJ family cysteine cluster protein: MASRKASKKTCDGCNAICCRHVALEIDEPETAGDFDDIRWYVLHRNVYVFVEDGDWYVAFKTKCNSLGSDNRCATYERRPRICRNYDTDNCEFHGDGDAHEHLFETPEQVEEFAQEFLRKKRAKSRARSKKKRNTRS, from the coding sequence ATGGCGAGCAGGAAGGCCAGCAAGAAAACGTGCGACGGCTGCAACGCGATCTGCTGCCGTCACGTGGCACTGGAGATTGACGAACCGGAAACCGCGGGGGATTTCGACGACATCCGGTGGTACGTGCTGCACCGGAATGTCTACGTCTTCGTCGAGGACGGCGACTGGTACGTCGCGTTCAAGACCAAGTGCAACAGCCTGGGGTCCGACAACCGCTGCGCTACCTACGAGCGTCGCCCGCGGATCTGCCGCAACTACGACACCGACAACTGCGAATTCCACGGCGACGGCGACGCCCACGAGCATCTGTTCGAAACCCCCGAGCAGGTCGAGGAGTTCGCCCAGGAGTTTCTGCGGAAGAAACGCGCCAAGAGCAGGGCGCGATCGAAAAAGAAACGGAACACCAGGTCATGA
- a CDS encoding helix-turn-helix domain-containing protein → MDIDRIPYDAISLRFFETGSFDVRVDRHVHCKTCPYTILAQAVQGRYEIHCGPNRHESLAEGEAFLVPAFQPLRIVHHGDPREGGRMRARWLHIHVTLFDAVDLLSLLDMPLRVSAEQCEPFADIMSALTRVQECPPFVQLARKQELAFRTLAMLCELAPLRTDADDLWLRRHRLQPVFNHMREHLAERLTVTRLARLAHLSVPHFHALFRKYLGRSPMQHLKQLRLERAARLLTGSDASLADIAEATGFCNEFHLSREFRRVFGRPPRRWRADPDRTLP, encoded by the coding sequence ATGGACATCGATCGGATCCCCTATGACGCGATTTCGTTGCGTTTCTTCGAAACGGGCAGCTTTGACGTGCGAGTGGACAGGCACGTGCACTGCAAGACGTGCCCCTACACTATCCTGGCCCAAGCGGTGCAGGGGCGATACGAGATCCACTGCGGCCCTAACCGGCATGAGTCCCTGGCGGAGGGCGAGGCGTTCCTGGTCCCGGCGTTTCAGCCGTTGCGGATCGTCCATCACGGCGACCCGCGGGAAGGCGGTCGAATGCGCGCCCGCTGGCTTCACATCCACGTCACGCTCTTTGACGCCGTCGACCTGTTGTCATTGCTTGACATGCCGCTACGGGTGTCAGCGGAGCAGTGCGAACCCTTTGCGGACATCATGAGCGCCTTGACGCGTGTTCAGGAATGTCCCCCGTTCGTACAACTGGCAAGGAAGCAGGAACTGGCGTTCAGAACCCTGGCGATGCTCTGCGAACTGGCCCCCTTGCGCACCGACGCCGACGACCTGTGGCTCAGGAGGCATCGCCTGCAGCCGGTCTTCAACCACATGCGCGAGCATCTGGCTGAGAGGCTGACGGTAACCCGCCTGGCCCGCCTGGCGCACCTCTCGGTGCCGCACTTTCACGCCCTTTTCCGCAAATACCTGGGACGGTCCCCGATGCAGCACCTCAAGCAACTGCGGCTGGAACGGGCGGCCCGGCTCCTGACCGGCAGCGACGCCTCGCTTGCGGACATCGCGGAGGCGACCGGCTTCTGCAACGAGTTCCACCTCAGCCGCGAGTTCCGCCGTGTCTTCGGCAGACCGCCGAGACGCTGGCGCGCCGACCCCGACCGCACCCTTCCCTGA
- a CDS encoding glycyl-radical enzyme activating protein has protein sequence MAITGTIFDIQRFSLHDGPGIRTTVFLKGCPLRCLWCHNPESQKREREISFIPDRCIGCGWCFEACPGAAHVLRNGRHVLLREFCGGCGACAEGCYSGAIEVIGREMTVEDVLADVVRDRPFYDGGGGVTISGGEPMMQFEFTRALLRAAREAGVHTCLDTCGFAPTGSFMELLDGVDLFLYDLKDTDPERHLQTTGGPLEPILANLAAIDAAGGRIILRCPLIPDVNDDEGHLRGIADVANSLKNVIAVDLHPYHPFGRSKVARLGACDPSAGINSADAKDVSRWLSVVEAATRVPVRAL, from the coding sequence ATGGCCATCACCGGCACGATCTTCGACATTCAGAGGTTTTCGCTACACGACGGGCCGGGCATCCGGACGACGGTGTTCCTCAAAGGCTGTCCGCTGCGTTGCCTGTGGTGCCACAATCCCGAGTCGCAGAAACGGGAGCGGGAGATTTCCTTCATTCCCGACCGATGCATCGGCTGCGGCTGGTGCTTTGAGGCGTGTCCGGGCGCGGCGCACGTTTTGCGGAACGGGCGGCACGTTCTGCTTCGAGAGTTCTGCGGCGGCTGCGGCGCCTGTGCCGAAGGATGCTACAGCGGCGCGATCGAGGTCATCGGGCGGGAGATGACCGTCGAGGACGTGCTCGCCGACGTGGTCAGGGACAGACCTTTTTACGACGGCGGCGGCGGGGTCACCATCTCCGGCGGCGAGCCCATGATGCAGTTCGAGTTCACCCGGGCCTTGTTGCGGGCCGCCCGTGAGGCCGGCGTGCACACCTGTCTCGACACGTGCGGCTTTGCGCCAACCGGCAGCTTCATGGAACTGCTCGATGGCGTGGACCTCTTCCTTTACGATCTGAAGGATACCGATCCGGAGCGTCATCTTCAGACGACGGGCGGGCCGCTGGAGCCCATCCTGGCCAACCTTGCGGCCATCGACGCGGCCGGTGGGAGGATCATCCTGCGCTGCCCGTTGATTCCCGACGTCAATGACGATGAGGGTCACCTGCGCGGCATCGCCGACGTGGCGAATTCTCTGAAGAACGTGATTGCGGTCGACCTCCACCCGTATCATCCCTTCGGCCGTTCCAAGGTTGCGCGACTTGGCGCCTGTGATCCGTCTGCGGGCATCAACTCCGCCGACGCGAAGGATGTCAGCCGCTGGCTCTCGGTCGTCGAGGCCGCCACGCGTGTACCGGTCCGCGCACTGTGA
- a CDS encoding PEP-CTERM sorting domain-containing protein, translating into MRERICTLIVSLLFVCAPATASLIAYHDYTLTFERQGWSESRLITAAPFPMSQPFYQVGGQDVDVYMEKINVARPGIVSEYTWYVNAPAVRDDPDNLMLLGGSGPLTIRVSGMRFYDSENPSKVYTTNDDLDFVPLVTHIYYVGFQNGEYIPMHLPGDIPVNPGSAQWQRSPVAPLIDGVDPEFATYGAAYGTPYQDYTQPGISFVLPDMYVPDNMGIALWELSFGAGFAITQDVPEPSVISLLVMGLTTAMFRRRRTR; encoded by the coding sequence ATGAGAGAGAGAATCTGCACGCTTATCGTGTCTCTGCTGTTTGTCTGTGCGCCCGCAACGGCCAGTCTGATCGCCTACCACGACTACACGCTCACGTTTGAGCGTCAGGGGTGGTCCGAGTCGCGGCTGATCACGGCGGCGCCCTTCCCGATGTCGCAGCCGTTCTACCAGGTCGGCGGCCAGGACGTCGATGTTTACATGGAGAAAATCAACGTGGCGCGGCCGGGAATCGTCAGCGAATACACCTGGTACGTCAACGCCCCGGCGGTCAGGGACGATCCGGACAACCTGATGCTGCTCGGCGGCAGCGGTCCGCTGACGATACGGGTTTCCGGCATGCGGTTCTACGACAGCGAGAACCCGAGCAAGGTCTATACGACCAACGACGACCTCGACTTCGTCCCGCTGGTGACGCACATCTACTACGTGGGCTTCCAGAACGGCGAGTACATCCCGATGCACCTGCCGGGCGATATTCCGGTGAATCCGGGCTCGGCCCAGTGGCAGCGATCGCCGGTGGCCCCGCTGATCGACGGAGTGGACCCGGAGTTCGCGACGTACGGCGCGGCCTATGGCACGCCCTACCAGGACTACACCCAGCCGGGAATCTCGTTCGTGCTGCCGGATATGTACGTGCCGGACAACATGGGCATCGCGCTGTGGGAGCTCTCGTTCGGCGCCGGTTTTGCGATAACGCAGGACGTGCCGGAGCCGAGCGTGATCTCGCTGCTGGTGATGGGACTGACTACCGCGATGTTCCGCCGACGCCGGACGCGATAG
- the nth gene encoding endonuclease III, with protein MTGQIDHTSDAPTRAKAIFKRLRKHYPRVTTALNWSNPLELLVATILSAQCTDQRVNQVTANLFPKYRTTRDYAQADPARFEQEIRTAGFFRQKTKSIIKAAQEILDRFDGCVPDTMEELTSLPGVARKTANVVLGTAFGKNEGIAVDTHVGRVSLRLALSPGAKDSKDAVCIEQDLMKLIPRKDWTFFSHAMILHGRQVCHAAKPQCPICPLLDLCPAGQERVSG; from the coding sequence ATGACCGGACAGATCGACCACACGAGCGACGCGCCAACGCGGGCAAAAGCCATCTTCAAACGCCTCAGGAAACACTACCCGCGCGTCACCACCGCGCTGAACTGGTCCAATCCGCTCGAACTGCTGGTGGCCACGATCCTTTCAGCCCAGTGCACCGACCAGCGGGTTAACCAGGTCACAGCGAACCTGTTCCCAAAGTACCGGACCACGCGGGATTACGCCCAGGCCGATCCGGCCCGTTTCGAACAGGAAATCCGCACAGCGGGTTTCTTCCGGCAGAAGACCAAGTCGATCATCAAGGCCGCACAGGAGATTCTCGATCGGTTTGACGGCTGCGTTCCGGACACCATGGAGGAACTGACCAGCCTGCCGGGCGTGGCCCGCAAGACCGCCAACGTCGTTCTCGGCACCGCCTTCGGCAAGAACGAGGGCATCGCCGTGGACACCCACGTCGGTCGGGTCTCGCTGCGTCTGGCCCTCTCGCCCGGCGCCAAGGACTCCAAGGACGCGGTTTGCATCGAGCAGGACCTGATGAAGCTGATCCCGCGGAAGGACTGGACTTTCTTCAGCCACGCGATGATTCTTCACGGCCGACAGGTCTGCCACGCCGCCAAGCCCCAATGTCCGATCTGCCCGCTTCTGGACCTCTGTCCGGCCGGCCAAGAGCGCGTGTCGGGTTGA